The DNA region TTAGGAATTTAGAAAGCAGATCAATATGGGAGACAAATTGAAATCTCATTCTTGACAAGAACCCGTCCCTGCATTCCAAGTCCTTAAGCACAATCATGCTAGATATTTAGCATGAAGGGGTAGTTCAAACTTCAATGCAACAAGTTCAACACAACGAAAAATATTATGTAGTTGCTGGAGAATATGTGAACTTCCCACCATCAGGTAGCAGGCCATCCTTGGCCATATCAACTAGGACATTTATTGCAGCATCCATGTTACCTTCTTTGAAGTTAATTTCAAGAAGTACTTTCGCTAGCTCGGCTTCACTGAGCCTGCAGCTCCTCAATACATTTTGCATTACCTGACTCACCTCGTCATTCATCCCCTTTCCAGATAGAGCTTTAACTAGAGCAATCACCGTTACAGTATGAGAAACAAAACCATGACGCACCATCTCCTTGTACAAATTGTACGCCTTATGAACATTTCCACCTCTACAATGTCCatgtatcaataaattataaactgCTTCATTGGGCTTATAATTCTTCTCAAGCATTGTCTCAACAACTTGATCTGCTTCCTTCATTAAACCCTTCATGCAGAATCCTTTGACAAGAGCAACCACACTCTTAAATTCATTGTTACTGCAGTTTTGTATCAAAGTATCGTATGTTACATCATTTGGTATAGATCCATCAGAAAACAACTTCAGAAGAAGCTTTTTTGCTTCTCTTGTCCTAGCTTTTTTATTAAGTCCATTAATAAGAACACTATAGGTAACTACATCAGGCAGAAACCCCTTCTTTATCATTTCATCATGCAAATGGAGAGCCTTACCTAGTTCCCCTTCCACACAATAAGCATTTATCAAACTAGTGTAGGTACATTCATCGGGTGGAAGACCCCTGTTCATCATTTCTTGGAAGAGATCAAACGCTTCACCCAATTTCCTCTGCTGAGAGAGACCTTGAATAAGCGACGAATATGTGACAGCATCAGGCAGCACACCCCTTTCAACCATCTCAAGCTTCAACTTGAATGCCTTTCCCAACTCTAGAATTCGGCAGAATCCAGATATAACTGTGCTATAACTCACAACATCTGGGGACAACCCCCTCTCAACCATACCCCTTAAAACTCCCATGGCTTCTTCCATCCTCTCCAAAACACAATATCCATGGACAAGTGCATTGTAGGTTATAATTGACGGCCAAAATCCACTAACAATCATTTCACTCAAAACCTTATAAGCCTCGTTCAACAACCCCTGCTGGCAGAAGCCATCAATTATAGTTGTATACGTCCTCTCATTTGGGCTCAGCCCTCTAACTCGCATCTGATTCAAAAACTCCATCGCACGGCCTAAATTCTTAGCCTTGCACATACTATTGATCAATGTGGTGTAAGTAACAACATTTGGAGACAGTCCCTTCCTTGCCATCTCAGCATGAAGAACAAGTGCCTGGTGGAAATTCCCTTCTTTACAGTATCCATTAACAAGTGTATTATAAGTCACCTCGTCTGGTGCCAAGCCTCTCCTCTCCATCTCCAAAAGCAATTCCCTCGTCTCACTCATCCTCCCCTCGCGACACAATCCATTCATAACAGCATTATATGAAACCAGATTGGCTTCCACCCCCTTCCTTGACATCCCCCTCAACAACTCGAAAGCCTCCCCCACCCTCCTCGCTTTACAACATCCATCTATCAAAGTGTTAAAAGTAACCACATTTGGCAAACACCCACTCCTCTCCATCTCACGCATTACACCAAACCCTTCCTCTAACCTCCCTTCAACAATAAACCCCCTAATCAAAACATTATAAGTATATATATTTGGCGACACACCATTTTGATTCATATCCCTCAACACATACTCTGCATCGCTAACAGACAGCTTAGACCTCATAATAGCATCAAGCACTGTGTTGTACGCTAGCACACTAGGCATAAACCCGTGATCTTTTGCCAAATGAATAATGTTCATTGCCTTGTGAGTTAAATTAAGACGAGAATAAGACTTAACAAGCAAGTCAAAGACCGCAGAGCTGGAGTTGCAGGAGTGATAGGAGTCCCTGAGCTGGTGGAAAATGAGGGATCCCGTGGGGTCGTTTGGGGAAGTGGATAAAATGACTTCCTCAGCAAGGGATTGGGCATGGTTGAAGAGCTTGAACCgggtgagaagatgaagagcaAGGCACTTGCAAGGGAGGGTAAGGAAAGGGTGGGGGCGAGCCCATTGGAGGAACTTGAGGAGGAGGGTGTGgggcttgtggtgttgaagagtGAGGAGGGCATAGGAGGCAGCATTGGGAGTGAAGTGAGGGGAGAGTGTGGGGAGGCAATGGGGATGACGTTTGAGGTACGTGATGGCCCTGTCGCCTATCAGGGTGTCTGAGGATGAGAAAAGGTTCTGGCTTTGGGGTTTGGGAAAGTCCATTGTGGGTTTTGGATGGTCCATGGGAGCACCAGTGACAGGGTTGGCAAGATGTTAATGCTGCCTGAAAAGAGCATAAAAGAATATGTTTTACTCAGAAATCCATACTGAATCACCCTCTACTCTTCAAAAGTCATACAAATATAAATATCTAGCTAGAACTAACACTATTCTCTCTCAAACTAGACTTCAGAGAACCAAATCAGCAAAACTTATGGGTTGAGAAAGGTTCAGAAAATTGAAGTACCAAAAATCAGAGTATAGGCAACCTCTTAATAATGCCCAATAATTCACACTTCATTATATACTACACCATTTACCATGATAGAAAACTAACCTAACAGTTTGGCATAATCACCGTACAAAAATTCAGTAACTACAATTTAAAGCTTAATCCACAAATCATGTATATTGTACTAATTAGTTAGCATTACTCAATAAATACAATCACAGACACCGGCAACATCTACCAAAGACTGTAAATAAATAACTGAATCAGTAtcaatgagtttttttttttttttttttacctttttagcCTTCTTCTCTTCGCTCTGTCTGTTCCATCAATTACACCACCAGCACACTCGTACACGTCGGCGACAACCGAATCAGAACCGGCGACGTCGGGGATCTCAAGGTGCGGCAACAATAGACGTCGTGCGGCAGTGCACGGCGGATCACGATTCACGACGGGTGGCAGCTTAGGCAGTTATGGTTCCATTTGGAGGGAAGATGGGAGCAAGGAGCTGGCTTCTCCTGGATCAACTCAACCCGGTTCGATACTGTTGGGCCCAACATGCACTTGGATTATGGTTCTAATTTCATTTATTGGCCcaattgaatttttctttttttcactatTTTCTTTACTCAACAACCCTATttagaaataaatttaattttaatagactgttaatataaaaaaatttagccaatcaaatttaattttatagataaaaatttaCAAGATAGacctaaaaatagttttttttactaatataataatatataattgaatttatATGTAAAGCTATTGATATTgggttaaaattaaatttatatttttatatctatatattataCTATATATAATAGGAAGAGCAATACTATATAATCAGTAAATATTATGATTTTGGGTCAAATATTTatccaataataatttataatcatatttataaaagtttatatacaaaaaacatataatttgtatatatatttattgaatttacacacataaattaatatagtttgtatttatatttttaagagtttgcacatataaattactaaaatatatttgttgaagaaaatttaatgtttatactgataaaataatactaaaattattaaaaattggtAAACTCCAAAAGTTTCTCTGATaggaatgtaaaaaataattagtgtaattttttttcaaCAATTCTCTTCATCATGAATGctgtataacaaaaaaaaaagttaattctaAGAGTTAAACCTTTGACTttcaattcttattattattatcattattatcattatcattatcattatcattatcattatcattatcattatcattatcattattattattattattattattattattattattattattattattataataaaagtgAATTAGTAGGCAGTGACCATTAATATAGTAGTTCTTATAAAGAACAAAACAATTAGCTATAATTAGAGATAAAATCTCTCAATCATATTCATAACAATAGCAATACATGGTGATGCTAGCACGCAACAATTTTATAATGTTTGCAACATGCCGCAAATATATGGTTACAAATGAAGGTTGAGAAAAGAAAGGGTGCTCTTAATATTCACGTTTGAGACTAAATATTCTTCTGCAGCACTCTCTACAGCTTCATTAGCTCTCCAAAGCTGTCAAAGTTAGTCTTACTTGTATGCTTCACCATAAGCTGTGAGCATTATAACTGCATTGGGAAGAGGAAGTTTCTTCCATATTGCAAAGTTTATCTGCTCATTTCTTTCTTTAGCTTATAAGGAGGAATGAAAGTTAATTCCTCAAATTTGATACAACTTTTTTGCTCTTATCTGCCAATGAAATGAAAGCCTTAACAAGCTCCTCCTTAATCATGAATAGAACAGAAGCTGCAAAAACACTCTGTACTATCTTTGTGCTCATCCCTTTATAAAAACCAGGCAATCCTTCATAACGGATCATTTTCAGTATTGCATCAAAGGTACCTGCATTTGTAACACTAGAAAaggtcaaaagaaaaaaaaattgaaaagttaaAGTGGTATTGTGGAAAATAACATTATATAAAACAACAATGTAAAAAGTCCAAAGGAAGAGTTGATATGCATGGAATCTATCTAAAAGCAAACCTGAGTATCTTAATGAGTTACTAGCACCAATCTCCTGTTTTGCTTGAAGCCTTGACTGCAATACGAAGTTATAAAATTCATTAGGCATATACAAGAGAACTAGATCTGCAAAATAGtcacttcatatatatatatatggttttaCCTTGACAACCAGTAAGGGATATGTTGAAACGGTTGCTCCAAGTTTTGCTAATGCTCCAAGGAGAAAGACCTTGAGAGATGAATGTATGTGTTTAGAAATAAAGAAGAGTCGAATTGAATTTCAACAAATATCACAGAGATCAATATAATTTTCCATCAAACAAATTAAAAGGGGTTTCTAACTGTGCTCTATACCTCCAATGCAGTTACATTACCCTGCTTCTTAGACGATCGTGCCCTTAGACGCTTTAATGAGCTCTCATAAATCATAAACTGTATTGATGGATTGCAGACCTGTAATTCAAATTCCAACTCTTAAAAAGATTATATATCTAAATCTTCTTCATGAACTTAACACATCAATGTAACAGATGATGAGGCTAACCATAATAAGTGCAGGGATGACACCCTTCCAAAATCCAACAATACCAGCTTCACTATACACTTCATTAGCCTTTCATCCAAAACAAAATCAGCATTATCAAAAGAGAAAACATCTCATGTGACCAGAAATATGACAACTCTAAAATAGCATGTACTTTTCTTTCAATACTACAATGACAAATCTAAAATTGAAGTATGTCCTGAATCATTCCCTGACCAATGTGACAACATAAGCGATAATCGAAAGTAGAATGTGCAAGAAGAATCCAGAGACTAACTGCATGTATAGTTCCATATGGCCGTGGTTTCTTAGAATCAAGTTCAGCCAATTTCTCTCGTAATATTGAGCCTGCTAAGCTGCTTTCAGAAGCTGCCATCCTCAAGGCCTCTTTCTTTTCCTCCATGATTTTTCTTTCTGCTTGAGTATGTGTCTAGAATCAAACAATAAGTAAATGTCACATTGAAATTGGACCCAAAACATGGTTGCATTGTTTATATAATGCATCATGGAAATTGGACAATGACCATTATTAAGAATTCTAAGGCACTCTATACCACATAACCTAGGAATGCCAATCTTAGATTATAAATCTTAATATGAAAAGCAATCATAATGACATACAAACTCAAAATTGTAGTGAAATATACAGTATTGAATGCGCGGCACCTACCTGCATACGAGTCACAAGAACCCATATTGGGTTTGTTAGCAGCACATTCAAGGACCTGCAAAATGAGACAATTACAGCAATATAAATAACAATACAAATCAAAGAATCAAAATGAGAGAAAAGTAGAGATAGTATTGTTCACCCAGCAATAGCAGCAACAACAAGCCAACCAAACATTCCAACAGTACCATCTCCATGGCCTTTAAGTTTCTAGCAGCTGCAATAGCCACTGCCTTGTTCTTGAAAATCTGATAGAAGTAATAGTATATTCCCTGACAccatttgaaatagcataattcaGATGAAACCCTAACAATAACAACACAAAATACACAATCATCATATCACAGAACTAAACCTTGAATAACATTGAAATTGATAACCTGTGAAGCAGCAGTTCCAAGCAGAGAAGGCTTAAGGCCACTGTAGAGTCCACCCCAACCCTCACCTCCAATTACCTGaccaaaaaaaataatcataaattttataaacaaattaaaacatgATCCGAAATAGGgaaaataaaagagaacaaaataaaaagaggagaattaaattaaattaaattaaattaacacaTGAAGGATCTGAAGAAGAGTGCCAGGAGCAGAAGTAGTGGTTGTATTGGAAGACTGAAGAAGCAAACTCTGCTTGTTCCTCTTCAGTGTTCTCTCAGTTTGCTGACGCGTGTTTACCTTCAAATTGCAATGGAAAATTGATTagaatactaataaataaataaataaaattaagaagaagaagaagaagaagaggtacCGTTTGAAGAGGATAAGTTATGATTTGAGCAATGATACCGCCACCGGCACCGGCCAAGCCATTTGCTAGGGCGT from Arachis hypogaea cultivar Tifrunner chromosome 10, arahy.Tifrunner.gnm2.J5K5, whole genome shotgun sequence includes:
- the LOC112717056 gene encoding pentatricopeptide repeat-containing protein At5g39710, translating into MDHPKPTMDFPKPQSQNLFSSSDTLIGDRAITYLKRHPHCLPTLSPHFTPNAASYALLTLQHHKPHTLLLKFLQWARPHPFLTLPCKCLALHLLTRFKLFNHAQSLAEEVILSTSPNDPTGSLIFHQLRDSYHSCNSSSAVFDLLVKSYSRLNLTHKAMNIIHLAKDHGFMPSVLAYNTVLDAIMRSKLSVSDAEYVLRDMNQNGVSPNIYTYNVLIRGFIVEGRLEEGFGVMREMERSGCLPNVVTFNTLIDGCCKARRVGEAFELLRGMSRKGVEANLVSYNAVMNGLCREGRMSETRELLLEMERRGLAPDEVTYNTLVNGYCKEGNFHQALVLHAEMARKGLSPNVVTYTTLINSMCKAKNLGRAMEFLNQMRVRGLSPNERTYTTIIDGFCQQGLLNEAYKVLSEMIVSGFWPSIITYNALVHGYCVLERMEEAMGVLRGMVERGLSPDVVSYSTVISGFCRILELGKAFKLKLEMVERGVLPDAVTYSSLIQGLSQQRKLGEAFDLFQEMMNRGLPPDECTYTSLINAYCVEGELGKALHLHDEMIKKGFLPDVVTYSVLINGLNKKARTREAKKLLLKLFSDGSIPNDVTYDTLIQNCSNNEFKSVVALVKGFCMKGLMKEADQVVETMLEKNYKPNEAVYNLLIHGHCRGGNVHKAYNLYKEMVRHGFVSHTVTVIALVKALSGKGMNDEVSQVMQNVLRSCRLSEAELAKVLLEINFKEGNMDAAINVLVDMAKDGLLPDGGKFTYSPATT